tggtgggtatccaaagttcgtcctggtcgaacttgacgcctttttagTGGCTTTTTTTTgtgcttaaccgattttgattatgTTTTTTCGGTGTATATTTTTGTGGTTGAAAGACTCCGTCTCTCACTCGACCTAAGTGACATCGACGCATAAATTTTGTAACATAAAATCCGTTGTCATCGTCAACAATTTTTGTGTAGTACTCTCAAACAGAAAATTTACAACATGCCACAAGTTTATTTGCCacaatataaaaaattacagctgcagcaaaaacaacaacaatactatTGCCAGCAATGTTCATTTCACAGTGGCTGGTCATAGTACGTATAGCCATGCATCCACAAAATCCATGACttgtttatgcaaatttttcatgATTTTCCTCTTGGAGGAATTTTGACGCATTCGATGCAGTTGGCAGTTGGTGGTgaggtttatttttcttttttttttttgaaagaaactcGTAAAAAAAACGTAgtggagtttttttttagtgTTGAGGACTCATGTGATGCTGACTAGTTGCAGTATCGATAATTCGGAAGCCACTGCGAATGCTGGTGTTTCTTGGTATAATTTGTCTTATGGCTGTTTGGGGGGATGGTATGGCATGTAGCTAATGAGGCTACATTGAGACACTagaaaaaaattacccaaaaatcaatgttgcccaaaaagaaattcgGCATATTTGCCAAATGGTTTTAATCAACTCAATACCCGAACATTTTTTGTTCGCTAACAAACTTGAAGGATAATTACtaatttttcattatttccTTCCATGCCGAAAACTACCACCATGTTTTGTGGCTTTTCACACACCTCAACTATATTTTTTTCTCTCAGTGTATATTCCATAGATCATAAAACATGTGCAGTCAAATTTTTGCAGTTGGCGTTGTTTTGCTTGCCTTTCAAAGGAAGTTGCTTAGCTCGttcttggggtttttttttcttttcattttcttcCTTCTTCCCATGCAGGAAGGGAAGAATCTGGTCCGTAATTAAGCAATTTGTCAATTTAATGACTTAGTCACATGCTGCAGTTATGCTGTAATTTGTACACAGGTCCGTCCCCAACTTCAAGTAGCAGCCAGCAAGCGTTGTGCAAAGGAATGCTGGCAGCCCCTATaagttatggaaaattttgttgcaGTTGTCAAAACAACAGTTGCAATTACAAGACTTCTTTGTTTTTCATGGCATCCGCAAGTCTTCACTTTCAGAGAAAACAGAAATTTATAGCTTAAATGAGATAACCCTTTACCATGCTAAGCACCGACTGACTGTGAGTGttcgaaagaaattttttcagcaGGAAATTACCAAGAAAAATTGTTTAGATGACAAATTGTCATCAGCCAGTTTAATTAGCGTCACCATACCACATAGACAACTGATGTGGCACATATTCAAAAGCGATTTTCTTCCAAttcgtttcaattaaaaacaaatttccatCTAAAACAGGAAATTGTTGATTTATGTAGATTAGTTTGTCAAGGGATAAGCAGGGGAAATAAAAATCTCAACAGAGAAAGAAAAACGGAAATTATAGTCtccaaatttttctaaagaacacAAGTAAAGATACcactttgggtatatatgtaaacctccgttcatcaaaattcgatgaaaattacatacctcatgttccgatttggaccaaatactaatcagtACAGTtgcttatctaaaaataaaccgatctgaaccatatacgaaacgaatgtcgaagtgcctaacataagtcactgtgtcaaatttcagtgaagtcggattataaatgcacttttattgGGCTAAGATTTTaattcgagatattggtctacatggcagctatatccaaatctggaccgatttgggccaaatggcaaaaaaatgtcgaagagcctagcacaactcactgtcccaaatttgggcgaaatagGACCATAGATTCGTCTttaataggcccaaaaccttaaatcgagagatcggtctatatggcagctatattcaaatctagaccgatctgtgccaaattaaagaaagacgtcgaagagtctaacttaactcactgtcccaaatttcagctacatcggacaataaatgcgtcttttatgggctcaaaaccttaaattgagagatcggtctatatggcagctatatccaaatctgaaccgatctgggccaaattgaagaaagatttctAAGGACCTAAGACagttcacttttccaaatttcagaataatcggataataaatgtgacttttttgggcctaagaccctaaatcggacgattggtctatatggcagctatatccaaatctgaaccgatctgggtcaaattgacaaaggatgtcgaaaggcctaacacaactcactgtcctaaatttcagcaaaatcggataataaatgtggcttttgtgggcctaagaccttaaatcggaggatcggtctatatggcagctatatccaaatctgaaccgatctgggtgaaattgacaaaggatattgaagagccaaacctaactcactgtttcaaatttcagcgacatcggacaataaatgcgccttttatggccccaaaaccttaaatcgagagatcggtctatatggcagctatatccaaatctgaaccgatcagggccaaattgaagaaagatttataaggacctaagacactccacttttccaaatttcagaatgatcggataataaatgtggctttttttgggtctaagaccctaaatcgaacgcttggtctatatggcagctctatccaaatctgaacccatctgggtgaaattgacaaaggatgtcgaaaggcctaacacaactcactgtcctaaatttcagcaaaatcggataataaatgtggcttttgtgggcctaagaccttaaatcggaggatcggtctatatggcagctatatccaaatctgaaccgatctgggccaaattgacaagggatgtcgaagggccgaacacaactcactgtcccaaattttagcaaaatcggataattaatgtagcttttaaggatctaagaccctaaatcggcggatcgttctatatgggggctatatcaagatattgtccgatatagcccatcttcgaacttaacctgcttatggacaaagaaggaatctgtgcaaagtttcagctcaatatctctatttttaaagttaaatcggaagatctgtttatatgggagttatatgtgGTTATAAcccgatgtagaccatacttggcacagcttttattgcgccgtctagcggctcaagaagtgaatatccgagatcgatttatatgggagctatgtcagacaATTAACGAATTTGGGCCATACTACACACATTTGTTTACGACCAAACCAaaagatttcatgcaaaatttcagccaaagcggatatgaattgcgccctctagaggcttaaaaagtataatcaggagatcggtttatatgggagctatatcaggttctgaactgatttggagCATTCTTGGCACACTTActgaaagtaataacaaaccacttcatggaaaatttcaacctaatcggttaataaaagcgccctctagcggctcaagaagtccagatctgagattggtttacatgggagctttatcaagttattatctaattttcacCATACTcgtcacagttgttagaaatcataacaaaacacctcgtgcaaaatttcagacaaatcggataagaattgcaccttcttacggctcaagaagtgaagatccgggATCttgggatttatatgggagctatatcaggttatagaccgatttagaccatacgaaGCACGTATGATAAAGGTCATAgaggaagtcgttgtacaaaatttcagccaaatcggatgtgaattgcacactctagaggctcaaaaaatataatcaagagatcggtttatatgggagcaatatcaggttattaaccgtgTAGAGCTTTCTTAGGAcggttattgcaagtcataacaaaatacctcatgcaaatttcaactaaatcagttaataagtgcgccctctagcggctcaagaaatcaagatctagaatcggtttatatggcagctatatcatgctaTGAATCACtttagactatatttggcacagttgttggaagtcaaaataaaccacttcgggcaaaatttcaacccaatcgggtaataaaagcgccctctagcggctctagaagtcaaaatccgagaatGATTTTTATGGAAGCCATattaggttattaaccgattttgaccatactcatcactgttgttggaagtcataacaaaacacatcgttcaAAATATCGGAAAAATCGGATTGGAAGTGccccctttagcggctcaatcagtttatatgggagttatatcaaaacatgaaccgatatagctcatttacaattccaaccgatctaCGCTAATAGGAAGttttccatgaaaaatttcaagcgcctagttttattccttcgaaaattagcgtgcttttgacagacggacggacagggctaagttgacttggaatgtcaagacgatcaagaatatacttgctttgttggatctcagatcaatactttcaggtgttacaaaaggaataatGAAATCCGTATACCCCGCATCCTATGATGGTGTCTATAGAAACTTGtgagataaaattttctttaaaagatGTTGTGAGTCCAaagttttctattgaaaattttttgagacAACATCTACAGGCTATTTTTTCAGAGATGCTTCAAAAGTATACCCATGgggacagcaaacgacgccatattttttgctgcttttttgacatttctcttcagtatggttcgtaggccaccgtagcgcagaggttagcattgtacgcctatgacgctgaacgcctgggatcgaatcctggcgagaccatcagaaaaaattttcagcggtggtttttccctcctaatgctggcaacagttgtgaggtactatgccatgtaaaacttctctccaaagtggtgtcgcactgtggcacgccgttcggactcggctataaaaagaaggccccttagcaatgaatttaaaatttaatcggactgcactcattgatatgacattttcccctgttccttagtggaatgttcataggctaaatttggaaatttgcaTGTTTTGCAATTTCATGATGGAATGATAAacgagccaacaacgagtcAAAACTATTAacatttactaccgaaattcggagttaGTGGCATCAAGGTTAAGAGCGCTACTTCTTATTTAGCGATGAGACTCATTTGTGGCtgtaagcaaaatatgcgttattggtcagacagcaataCAAGCGTTCTCCATGAGTCACCTTTGCATTCCGAAAAAatgcagtttggtgcggtttatgggtcgATGGCGTCTTTGGGATGTACTTCTTCCGTGTTGATCAACaccggcacgttactgtgaatgcgGATTGCTatcgttcaatgataacagaatatttgtggccccaattggatgatatgaacttggaggacatgtggtttcaacaggacggGGACACAAGCCCTCTCGCCCTCAATCCATACCGCCATACCGTGTGTtctttttggtatcgaaatgtTCTATTTTattcacaacctcgtgcaggtcaGTCCCACCGACCTTCTTTTGccctaggcatgctgtttgtatttgagcaaatCGCTGGGTgtcttactctttatcatggtgtccactatacattccatgattttgagtagaaacgACGAAAGGCTTATAGGGCTTGGTtacaaataccacccttgcctcctgccaagctttcggagtatatgcaagtcctaggaaGGCTgtaaaaatattggccaggtgggaCGCCAGATAGtatgcctccttctgtagtaacgccggaaatattccatcagtttcgggtgacttaaatgatttaaagctcctcaaggattccttcaccatatattctgtaatgataagcctttgaTCAACATTATTATTCTaagattctggtgtctccgtgagtcccgttgtatcctgtggaaatgggttttcatcaaaagcctcaatctGTTCTCTACTGTCTGTGCTCTCAGTcttatgtcgtctactaaagtttcagcttGAACATTGGTttctaagagaaaatttttcatcttggcggcgtcattaacgccatcgatctgttcgcagaaaagcttccacgtTTTGACGGTCtggttattttattgtattcattgagccgtgtgtaatacacctccgtccgtctgtccgtccgtccgtccgtccgtccgtctgtccgtccgtccgtccgtccgtctgtccgtctgtccgtccgtccgtccgtccgtctgtccgtccgtccttccgtctgtccatccgcccgtccgtctgtccgtccgtccgtctgtccgtccgtccgtccgtctgtccgtccgtccgtctgcccgtccgtccgtccgtctgtccgtccgtccgtccgtccgtctgtccgtctgtccgtccgtccatccgtctgtctgtcgaaagcacgttaactttcgaaggagtaatgctagccgcttgaaattttgcacaaatacttcttattagtgtaggtcggttgagattgtaaatgggccatataggtccatgttttgatatagctgccatataaaccgatcttgggtcttgacttcttgagcctctagggggcggaattcttatccgattgtaatgaaattttgcacgacgtgttttgtcatgatatccaacaactgtgtcaagtaaggtttaaatcggtccatgtttcgatatacctgtcatgggtcttgacctcttgagcctctagaaggcgcagttctcgtctgctttaactgaaattttacaagtagcgttttggtatcacttccaacaactgtctttagtatggttcaaatcgggttcaaatcgggttataatctggtatagctgtcatataaatcgatcttggatcttggcttcttgagcctgtagagggcgcaattctcatccgatttggctgaaattttgcatgaggtattttgttatgactttcaataactgtgctaagtatggcgcaaatcggtacataacctgatatagctgccatataaaaccatctggggtcttgacttcttgagcctctagagggcgcaattctcatccgatttggcagatattttgtacaaccgcttctatcatgactttcaacacacgtgtctaatatggtctgaatcgatcaatagcttgatacagctcccatataaacccatatcctgattatgattcttgagcctctaccaggcgcaattcttatccgaatgaactgaaatattacacaatgacttctacaatgttcagcattcaattatgttccgaatcggactttaacttgatataactctaatagcataacagtccttattcaatattctctgtttgtctaaaaagagataccgcgcatagaactcgacaaatgcgatccatggtggagggtatataagattcggcccggcacgctcttatttgtttaaattcatTCTACCTTGGGTATTATTCGACATTTATTAAGGACAacatgacagacttttttcctGGACACTACCGCAagtcttacttacttactttagttGGCCttgacagaaaatttgttccactagccgaacgtagaatggcgTTCTAAGCAcaccgatcttctgcgctcattctaatatctctgacaccaagtttcgaggtgtctcccaccacttgatctttccattgggcttttggtcttcccggtttgcgtgtaccacagtgtgtgccttcaaaagacttctttgctggagcttcttcatccattctgacaacatgacctagccaacccaGCCGTCATACAGCTGCAGTCATACATCTCATACAACtcttggttcatacgtcgcctttaTTCTGCATTAtctcaaactggtccatatatgttacgaagaatctttctctcaaacactccaagcactgcactccatctgctttcacaagtacccatgcttcagaaccatattacACCACggctagtatcagtgtcttgtatagtgttatcttcgtctgtcgagaggtggccttgtttctaaattgcTTATCTTgtacaaagtagcatctgtttgccagtattattcttcgtttaatctcaaaactggtgtcattcgagGTAGGttaagttactgactgtctcaaagttgtggtgcccaactttctccattttctttatctgctcggttgtgcaaggctagTCTCTTTTAATTGGAAATGATTTATGTTCTTTTTTCCACAGAAATCAGCAGGTTCTGAtaatgaacattaatcaaatatcaAACTGAATTGAATTATAAATCACATGTTCGAATTCTtagtaaatttattttaatcacCAACCTTGGATTTAGTTAGAATGAAATGTTTACTTCAACTGGTTTTCGGTCTTTTTATTGCGGCCTTTTTCACTTCCATATTTGGCAACGATGGCGTTTTATGTAAGgatttaaaatgttcatatcCCACAAATTTATCACAATTGCTACAAAATATTTACAAGGAAAGATCCTTTGTATCAATATTGCTGATGATGCCAATAACCATGGTGGAAGTTTCATGGGATCTGCAAACGGTATTTAAATGGCAAATACCAAAAATCGTAATGACACCAGGTCAGGAGTTTGAATTGAGAAAAGTCTTCAACAAGGAGATCATTGCTGTAGTTGTCATGccttcaaattttgataaagtcCTATTCGACACTTGTGCTCAGGTCTTGAATAACACGCGTCAAACCAGAATTGTGGTGGCTACAGATGATTTAAAGACTTCACAAACACAATTCGAAAAGCAGCTACTTCAAGCAGCCGAGAGTTATAAAATGACCCGAGTTATACTAGCATATCTTAATTCCAATGGAGGAGAGTTGTCCTCACATCAAAGATTGCAACCCTATCCCAATTACCAGTGGAGAAATCCAACAAACAATGATTACTTCTATCCCGAGTATTGGCGAAATTTACACCGCAAAAAGGTTGTTGTCTATGCTGAGCAATCCATACCAGGCGTTTTTCTTTTCAAGGATTCCAAGGGAAATATCCAGTACAGCGGTCATTTGGGTAAACTAATTGCATTGTTTGTCCATCACTATAATGCAACAATGCAGCCATATCATACACCCAAGGTTGATAAATCTACATTTTATACTAACATCAAAGAGTTGATGGAACAACAACTTATCGATTTGCCCATGATTGTCGATAGCGGTGTAAATAATGGGGTCGATGAAAAATGGCACCTTAGATCCGATTGCATAGAGGTAACACAGATCAAACTAATGGTGCCTTGTCCCAGTCCTCGTAGCATACTTGAAATCTATCCTCTGCTATTGAATCTGGATTTCATTGGAAGCCTTATTATTGGCACTGTTGTCTTTTCGTTTACCCATTCTTTATTTGATTGGATCTTTGGAGAAATGGTGGTGCAACCTTGGAGCTTTTTATTGGATGACAAGGGCTTGCCAGGTTTGTTGGGACATGCCTTTGTGGCCAGAGTATCTCCTAGATTATCTCTTAAGATTTTATACCTCTTAATGGCCTTTGCAGGCCTGAATACCAATATGCGGTTTGGAGCAAAAATGAAGACACTCTTCACCACACCACCCTATCACAggcacttggaaaactttgagGAGCTGAACAGATCACCGGTGACAATACTGGTGCCGGAAACTGTATTTGAGGAACTACCCTATCCCATAGAGAAGTTGATGCTAACACAGGATAATGCCTTTTTTCAGGAAATGCGTCAAAGTTTGAATACCTCCTATGGGTACTTCACTTCCCTAAGCGCTTGGCAGACGTTCAAGCAAACGCAACGGGGCATCTcccataaagtgttttgtatcTACGACAATCTAACAATCAGATCTCCCAAACTAATGTCCTTTCGTCTACAGAGAAATTCGGTATATAAAGAACCCTTGGATGCGCTTATTCATCGCGTACATGACGCGGGTCTAATGCAAGCCTGGTATTCGCAGACCTTTGCAGATATGTTGAGAcaaaaggaaattaaatttaaatattccaCTGACATCGTAGAGGCATCCGCTCTAAAAGTTGGCGATTTAAAATGGTTGTGGATAATATTGGCCATGGGTTGGCTGTTTGACACTTTGGTATTTTTTGTGGAAATTGCGATAGATCGTTATGTTGGAACTTTGGTCTAAGATGTTGTGAAAGGCTGAAAAGGTGTTTAACATTGGTACTTTGAAATATCAAAAAACTTGTGGATTAATGttagaaaaactttttaatagtTGTTATAAATTTGTGACTATTCATacataaaaatcataaaatttatttgtattttctgtatagactccaaaaaggctgagccgattttctttaaattttcattgatggtgcatttcattaattttgtcATATCTGAAGGAggagcggactctccccttaacctaatttttaaaaaccctaaatctcggagatggcttGGGGGGTTCAAACGGACCGGACCATAAAATAATATCAGGATCGTGGACCCTGAAACAATATCAGtaggtggctatcaagatattcagggcctcaggtctcgttcagatccatactaattaatttttttaaccaattaGGTTACCTAcattaaaaatcatattttaaagctaccacttgggaccTACGTCCTCCTATGTCTAGCCCGatttgagagtaaaaagtgTACTCGCCCACCAAGGACCTTTTTTTTGTGTAGAATAGGGAGCGgaggggggtgggggggggggttacactttttttggcccaaggacaaacgctattgattttgaaaaaaatcggttcagatttagatatagccccttatatacctttcatccaatatggctttttaaggtagaaccacaattttcgtccgatcttcacaatatttggcattgggtattttatttgtggtcttcatatgtgtgcaaaatttcatacaaatcgttttacatttagatatggctaccatatatatctttcatccgatatggccttttaaggctgtagaatccacaattttcgctcGATTTTATATGAGACGTTAAAATTGACCTTCcagtacgtgcgcaaaatttcattaaaatcggtcctaatttagatatacctccagTCTGTATATttaatccgatatggacttttaaggcagtaaaacccaaaaatttttgtcacatctctacaatctagggcgtgagatgctctatttgacgtcccactatgtgtcattaaaattggcacaggtttcaatataactcccatataatcttttatccgatatggccttttaaagatgtggaaatcgaaatcttttgtcctatgatTGGAAAATCTTACCAGGTTCTAAATtgttatttcaattggtatccaaattaaaatctgactagatttcgggATAAGTTCTACATAAAGATAAGTTAGGGATAagttcgaaccgaacactgattttggtaataaaattcaatgatttgcaagcgttgctcgttagtaagtctattcatgatgaaatgtcaaagcatactgagcatctttctctttgacaccatgtctgaaatcccacgtgatctgtcaaatactaatgcatgaaaatcctaacctcaaaaaaatcaccctttataaaacctACTACATGccctaggtggtgtagggtattatatagtcggccctGTAGATACCTTGGACCTAATTCTTGTAACATATGTGTATTCAACTTCcatacacctttcatttgatacccatattgtcgcagtTGGTAAAAATGTCCTCTTGAggggtttttgagggttgggggGCGCCttagataccaaggaatacatttttatatcagcttttcactatacttttaaattcctttgatttgatacccatcttgcccaaagcggtaaaagtgtcctgttggatggtatttttggggtttggggaaccccccgacactaagtgtgacatttttatgccaagttcgtactcttctcttaaatacctttcatttgatacccattttgtcccaatcggtaaacatgtccgctcgggtgggttttgggatggggcgtcccccccatGTTTTTTGACACCAAAATATAATTCggcacagtgatttgtgttggaTCCCTAGACAACTGCGGCGCACATGGTCCAAATAGTTCAATGTTTGGACATATCTTCCATATATCCAATGTCATCGATTTGGGTCTTGCGCATATTTAAGGCATATGTACCACCCGaattcactaaaatttggaactgtaAGTAATGCTGGAAGCTCGACGTATCAAGTATGGCCCAGATTGGACCCTATTTAGATTTACTGTCCGATCTTCAGATATTTGGTATTCAGCCTGTAAATAACGCATTTGCTAAACGATTTTCCTGAAGTTCCGTGTAAACGTTTATATAAGAcccttaaatattgggttgcccaaaaagtaattgcggatttttttgaaagaaagtaaatgcatttttaataaaacttagaatgaactttaatcaaatatactttttttacacttgttttctaaagcaagttaaaagtcacagctgataactgacagaagaaagaatgcaattacagagtcacaagctgtgaaaaaatttgtgaacgccgactgtatgcaaaatccgcaattactttttgggcaacccaatatatgtgtaTAAGACCATAATGTTATAAAGCTTTATAAAGACCCATCTTCAGAATAGAATTCGTGGGTTCAtaaattgtgaatttttcaTGGCACTTGGATCCAAAAGAGATAAAATGTCCCTGGTTGGAGTTATCCAACAATGAACTTGCAAAtgcatttttgcccatgaacattccattaaggaactggggcaatcAATatcattcaattttaagctcaatgataagggacctcctttttatagacgagtccgaacagcgtgccgcagagcgacacctctttgggaagaagtttttacctggcaaagtacctcacaaatgtcgccagcattgggagataaacaccactgaaaatttttctgatgttcctgccagtattcgaacccagacgttcagcgtcataggcggacatgcttacctctgcgttaGGGTGGCCTCCTTAATGAACTTAATGTGTTTTGCTTCTTAACTCTGGTAAGCCTCAAAGGCTTTGGCATAATACCATGATGTACAGTCTTGACTCTGCTGGATTGGTTGAAATGATTGATGTTCCTTTGACTAAGGCATATTTTGGCTCTCACACTAATCTGACATTAATCAAATTTCGAATTAAATTGAATTATAAGTCACTTTTCCGAGTACTCGGTAGAATATGTTTTTAGCCTACATGGGAATTAGTAACAATGAAAGATTTGCTTAAATTGGTCATTGGTTTCTTTATTACGGCCTTTTTCACTTTGTTCTTCGGCATTGATGTTGTTTCATGTAAAAATACTGAATGGGAATATCCAACAAACTTGGCAGACTTATTACTAGACATTTACTACGAAAGATCCTTTGTATCTATGCTGCTGATGAAACCGACTGAGATGGCGGAAGTTCCATGGGATCTAAAACCCATATTTCAATGGGAAATACCTAAAATCGTAATGAAACCAGGTCAAGAGTTTGAATTGAGAAAAGTCTTCAACAAGGAGGTCATTGCTGTTGTCCT
This Stomoxys calcitrans chromosome 2, idStoCalc2.1, whole genome shotgun sequence DNA region includes the following protein-coding sequences:
- the LOC106080993 gene encoding uncharacterized protein LOC106080993, with the translated sequence MKCLLQLVFGLFIAAFFTSIFGNDGVLCKDLKCSYPTNLSQLLQNIYKERSFVSILLMMPITMVEVSWDLQTVFKWQIPKIVMTPGQEFELRKVFNKEIIAVVVMPSNFDKVLFDTCAQVLNNTRQTRIVVATDDLKTSQTQFEKQLLQAAESYKMTRVILAYLNSNGGELSSHQRLQPYPNYQWRNPTNNDYFYPEYWRNLHRKKVVVYAEQSIPGVFLFKDSKGNIQYSGHLGKLIALFVHHYNATMQPYHTPKVDKSTFYTNIKELMEQQLIDLPMIVDSGVNNGVDEKWHLRSDCIEVTQIKLMVPCPSPRSILEIYPLLLNLDFIGSLIIGTVVFSFTHSLFDWIFGEMVVQPWSFLLDDKGLPGLLGHAFVARVSPRLSLKILYLLMAFAGLNTNMRFGAKMKTLFTTPPYHRHLENFEELNRSPVTILVPETVFEELPYPIEKLMLTQDNAFFQEMRQSLNTSYGYFTSLSAWQTFKQTQRGISHKVFCIYDNLTIRSPKLMSFRLQRNSVYKEPLDALIHRVHDAGLMQAWYSQTFADMLRQKEIKFKYSTDIVEASALKVGDLKWLWIILAMGWLFDTLVFFVEIAIDRYVGTLV